Part of the Quercus lobata isolate SW786 chromosome 6, ValleyOak3.0 Primary Assembly, whole genome shotgun sequence genome, taaaaagttAACACCGAAAGATTTACCAAATTTCTATCCTTAAATGACTTAATGTGTGCTCaaagaattgttttttttttttttttgctaagaaaCTTATGCACAAAGAACTCTAAATGCCTCatttattaacataaaaaatgCTAATAAATTTAATCCTAATTATAAATGAGTGACAAACTTTGTAATATATGAAAAGTTAATaacttatcatatattttaaaCTAACAATGTGATAGGATTTGCACATTTTATGTccctttttattataattagaTCTTTATTCTTATGTCAAGATGACTTTTTATCATTAGGCCAAAcactaataatattatttttgcaaACAGATATAGAATCCGAGTTCCTTCTTTAACCAAAAACTTttctacctatccaaaaaaaaactttctatttcaaaaaacaaaacaaaaaatctaaaaaacttCTCTACATGAATAAAGTGAAACCCAACCATATAGACAGAAAGTTcataaaaaaaggtaaaatcaaGTACAACCTCTTTCCCTCGTCCACGTTCCTTGACTCAAAGCAATGTGGCAGTGGTTCAGAAACAGATCAACCACTGAAAAAAGCTTGCTCATGCATGCACTTTAACGCTTTCACTGACACGCAGTGCACCTTTCCAACCCCCCCTTCTCTATATAAAGCCcccctcttcttctcttctaaTCACCAAATCAAAAAACCATCTCTTCTGTCTTACTTAATGTTCACTTGCTTCCTTTTCCTACTAATACCATTCTCTCTTTACTTCTTTGCTAAGCTTTCAGCTTCAGCCTTCTACCTTTCCCAAATGAGTTCAGAAGCATCCTCAAgcaacaacccaccaccaccaccaccaccactaccacaaAACCCAGTCACCCACCACTTCCCTTGTGGCACCATAATAGACTTGCTCAAATTCGAGTGGGCTGCGCTGATTTTGATGGAATATGATGATCAGCGCAGTCTCGAATTTGTTCGTGAAGGAACGTTCGTTGTTAAGCTGATCTTGCAAACCGTAAATCCCATTTTCGTTGCTGCCTGCATAGTTGGGAATCATCGATGGCCCATTACAAAGGACTCCCCTGTAATTCGGTTCAGCCGAAGGACCTTTGTGTTCGGAATTCCAGGGGTCCTGTACGGCCTAAGACTTGCCCCAgactgtgaagaagaaaaggtgaaCATGCTTGTAAGGGTTTTTATGGACTACGCTGACTACGAGGATGTCAGTCAGAATATCACTGGTAAAACTATATATCTGCCacttttatgttataatttatttacttaatCTTAATTCTTGACCAAATTAACTAAagttgaaaaatctaaaatatataaaaaggttGTGATATGAATTATATGATATCTAACTGGGAGTACATCTTGTCAATGAACTGAAAAGATAAAGAGGTTTGGGTACAAACATGGAGTCAGAAACCCCACATAAATCGCCACCTCGAACAGAACAAACGGTTTTCTGGTCTTTATAAATGCATGCAACGGCAAATATAAATGTACGCATTTTTGGTCCTTTATATGGCAAAAAACTCAGGTACCACCATATGTAAAAATTACTTGCAATTTTGTTCTTAAGCAGAGGACGGTTACAGTAACATTTCTCCGGGTCTTGTCGTTTATAGACGTGCTAATTTGATCCTTATATTTGATATGTGATACATGagaaaattattgattttatgTTGATTTCACAATATGTGACATGCTCATATTATGAGAGTTGCATGTATATATGTATTGTTTTCAATTGGGTAAttgatatcaattattttgCTAACAGGTATACCATGGCCAGACCCGGAGAGTGAGCAAGCTTTCTGGCCAAAATCACTGCCTCGAATTGAAGCCATTATTCATTCAAAACTCGCAGCATTTGGTCACATTCCTGGTAGATCACTTTCTGCTGTGGGAGACGAGAGCCCATGCTTACTGAGGGCAATCCGATTGTCGTCTGTAATAGGCTTAGTTTCTAACGTAATGCTCTCAGGAGAGTTGAATCCCGCGCACACTCAAATCTACAATAGCAAGCTGAGGCCAAGCCTGCATAACTACAACGAAATCCATGGTCAGCGGGCGTTCCCGTCGATGACTTTATTTACCAAAATCGTCGATGCTGTTGAGACCATTTTGGTCATAGCCGCCGGTGATGTCCGCTTGCTGAAGACTCAgtatcctgttttggcaaagcCCTACAGGTTCAAGCTGTGGAGCTTTAACAAAGAAGGGGTTGCCTTTCTCTTGAAGTTATCTTGGGAAATGGAAAAAGCTCAAGACCAGAATGAGGATGGGAGTGAAAGTGATGGGTCAGAGGAAGTAGATGATAGTAATAATACACATAGTGGGGGCTCAATGCGCTCGCAAGAGATTGAATATCTGATAAATATGACGGAGAGGTGGTGAAGGGGTTGATCATAGTAAATGATCACCAAGCAAGCTATGAGTGCCTTTAGGAATAATGAAGGTACATTGGTAATGGTCATGGTTTGTTTATCTTTCAGGGGTTTGTGTCTGTTGGGGTTTTCTGAACACGGAATACTCTAActattgttgtttttctttcttgtatGGGTCTATTTTAGTAGCTAAAATTTCCAGTTTCTTCCTAGGTATGTCAGCTCCTTTGATGCTAAGGTTCTATGGTGGAGCCTATGTGACGAGGTTGTATGTATGTCTGTCTTAAATCTTAATGTTATCATCTTTAATAATGTTGTGAGTTCTTCTCTTTCCATTCTCATGAATTACAAGGGCAAAAAACCTGCAATTCCTAGCTCATAATgatgtaaaaagtaaaaagtaattaataggagagagagaggactagatcctttaatatattgtGATAAAACTTATATACAGTACTTTAGATGTTGTCCTTTGGGTTCTCCTCTTAAGATTTAACAAtgtaattatttaactaaaaaatacactttctttccataagaaaaaattcacatgacagaattttaaaaagagaacttaAAGAACAGCACttaagtattgtacctaagttttgttcaatatattaatgtataataACTATTTGGTTATTATCATTGTGCACTTTTAGGCcttgtttgggaggagggaatgaaaatgaatgaaaaaaatcattttagaatattctttcaTTCCCTTGTATGGGAGTTTTAATAGAAGGAATGGAAAACCTATTCCattgtttgagagtttaagtgggagagaatgaaatggataagagggaacactcattcctctctattcccttaaaacctcaaattttcattccctctGAAATTTGGAGGAATGGAagggaatgaaattaaatttaatgatttttttactacaaCTCCTAAATTatccctatatattcaactctttattttaaaataggagtctaatagtaatattgtcataaaatgattttattccattccctccatgttactcccaaacaaaattacttacattctattcattttcatttatttccattcctttattttaaaacatccaatcaaggttacttaattccattccattattttccattcatttttccTACTTAAAtatattccattcatttccattcttttatgatcattccattccattcaattcccttatgaactcccaaacggagcCTTAGTGTGATGGTTATACTTCATGAGTACAAAGTTTTTGTTGGGTGTGGAAAGCAAAGATTACGGTTCAAGTCTTCAATAATgagtttcacatatatatacacttaaattaagttagagtataatttttattttatattaaaaaaataaaactatttggCTATTTGATTGCGAATAGTTATTACTTATAGATAATTATTCAtttctataataataaataataataaaaaaattgtaataactatttatttctaaaataattataataagtaGTACTTAATACATgtgacaatttttaaaattaatatatttacaaaaattaaaactttccATATGCATCATCTTCACAAACTTTCAATACAtaacaaccaaactaatgaacaaaaagaattattttattacaaaattattttattttcaataataaatatcaaTAACTTGGTATTGGTTTGGACTTACAAACAGTAAACTCATAATCAAGAAGATATCGGGATTTCACCTTTGGGGgaacaaactatatatattaagcacatatatatatttttttgagaataaaaaaaaaaaaagttgatcaTTCAATAGTGGAATATTAGTGTGGGGGCCTGAGGACCGAAGAAGGGATTGTTGAGCTATAGTGTTGGCATAGGGGCATCACAAGCCCAAGGAGGGAGTTCACCCAAGAAGGGGAGATGAAGGGGCAAAAGGCTTTTAGGAGCTTTAGGTGGGAAGGATTGGCTGAGGTAAGAGAATCATGAGGAGTAGGGGAAGTTTCCAGAGAGAAGTAGCTTgttgcctccgcattaaatgatGGGCAATAGCTTTATCAGCCGCATTGATGAGAAAGTGACCTGAACAGTGTAATTCACAGTTAAGCAAACTCCATCTACTACCTTCTTTAGATGTTTAAAAGGACAAGTGTCACGAAAAGAAATGAGGGATGTATAGATGGAAGGTCAAGATGCAAAGGAAGAGGgagtatataagaaaaagatggttTTCATAGAGAGGGATCGAGACACAAGTATTGGAggataagaaaaagaaacaggAAGAACattgagagaagagagtgaaCAATGCAACCTTTTGTATAACATTGGCCTCCTCAGGCCGGCTTGTAGGGAGACATTTGGTCATCTATTCTATAACTTTAGCCATTTCTTCCTTATTTTCATCCTCGGGCAAAGCCTTCTCTTGTTgattgttttcttctcttacagattttattgatttgagCCAGGGTTAAACTGTATAACTCACTGTTCTAAGGGGGCTTGGGCAAAGCTAGTTTATTTGGT contains:
- the LOC115950446 gene encoding uncharacterized protein LOC115950446 — protein: MSSEASSSNNPPPPPPPLPQNPVTHHFPCGTIIDLLKFEWAALILMEYDDQRSLEFVREGTFVVKLILQTVNPIFVAACIVGNHRWPITKDSPVIRFSRRTFVFGIPGVLYGLRLAPDCEEEKVNMLVRVFMDYADYEDVSQNITGIPWPDPESEQAFWPKSLPRIEAIIHSKLAAFGHIPGRSLSAVGDESPCLLRAIRLSSVIGLVSNVMLSGELNPAHTQIYNSKLRPSLHNYNEIHGQRAFPSMTLFTKIVDAVETILVIAAGDVRLLKTQYPVLAKPYRFKLWSFNKEGVAFLLKLSWEMEKAQDQNEDGSESDGSEEVDDSNNTHSGGSMRSQEIEYLINMTERW